One Oryza glaberrima chromosome 10, OglaRS2, whole genome shotgun sequence DNA segment encodes these proteins:
- the LOC127786087 gene encoding putative F-box protein At3g52320, which yields MGSSPAAEAAAAVEELTRLYRELPRRPSAEEVEAAAAAVLASEAEAEGAAARLARAEAAAAEGGVSGELLDLLREARANAVLPAIGLLRRRKEAEIVMEVERRFKVFDGLLARASRVAEAGEERVDSAPAESVEEDVRRTPRGFTGGLDDEMVLCEILVRLPARSVLRCRAVCTAWRRLTSDPAFLRAHHHRQRDLPLIYFRRGGSDRVGAIDLHAAQLRPVVDHTWPPLGYTVIASCDGLLLLSSGRFYICNPATNHWAEIPQLVDADFLGLYPHNPSGEYRVLYGEFHGEEECVYHILTLGSDEPRCITMTMGSETVEQPLAREFLMHARGDRSVLVRGNLHWYLRHRDGGCKIMVFDTASESFQWMRHPAIPGWVSLLEMDSTLVFSAVECTTRIDLWVLQDYERSTWACKHRIELPMAQIRQFPECNLEHLGWSAMVVSVEGDVLVRCSNRIFHCDRKGNVLASFQFDGQLPMNCLHRLKENLVVHPFFQM from the coding sequence atggggagctcgccggcggcggaggcggcggcggcggtggaggagctgaCGAGGCTGTACCGGGAGCTGCCGCGGAGGCCGAGcgccgaggaggtggaggcggcggcggcggcggtgctggcctcagaggcggaggccgagggcgccgccgcgcgcctcgcccgggcggaggccgcggcggcggagggcggcgtaTCCGGGGAGCTCCTCGACTTGCtgagggaggcgcgggcgaaCGCCGTTCTTCCGGCGATCGGCTTGCtgcggcggaggaaggaggcggagaTAGTGatggaggtggagaggaggtTCAAGGTGTTCGACGGATTGCTCGCGCGGGCGTcgcgggtggcggaggcgggcgaGGAGAGGGTCGACTCCGCGCCGGCTGAGTCGGTGGAGGAGGACGTGAGGAGGACGCCGCGGGGATTCACCGGCGGCCTCGACGACGAGATGGTCCTGTGCGAGATCCTCGTGCGCCTCCCGGCGAGGTCCGTcctccgctgccgcgccgtgTGCACCGCCTGGCGCCGCCTCACCTCCGACCCGGCCTTCCTCcgcgcccaccaccaccgccagcgGGACCTCCCCCTCATCTActtccgccgcggcggcagcgaccgCGTCGGCGCCATCGACCTCCATGCCGCGCAGCTCCGCCCCGTCGTCGACCACACCTGGCCGCCACTCGGCTACACCGTCATCGCCTCCTGCGACGGCCTCCTGCTCCTCTCCTCCGGCCGCTTCTACATCTGCAACCCGGCCACCAATCACTGGGCCGAAATCCCGCAGCTCGTCGATGCCGATTTCTTGGGGCTTTACCCGCACAACCCCTCCGGTGAGTACCGGGTGCTGTATGGTGAATTCCATGGAGAAGAAGAGTGTGTCTACCACATCCTCACATTGGGCTCCGATGAACCAAGGTGCATCACAATGACAATGGGATCAGAGACTGTGGAGCAGCCATTGGCAAGGGAATTTCTGATGCATGCCCGTGGCGATCGGTCCGTGCTGGTGCGCGGCAACCTGCACTGGTATCTGAGGCACAGAGATGGAGGCTGCAAGATAATGGTGTTCGATACAGCGAGCGAGTCATTCCAGTGGATGCGCCACCCGGCGATTCCTGGTTGGGTGTCTTTGTTGGAGATGGATAGCACCCTTGTCTTCTCCGCGGTTGAATGTACGACGAGGATCGATCTTTGGGTGCTGCAGGACTATGAGAGGAGCACTTGGGCATGCAAGCACCGCATCGAATTGCCGATGGCGCAGATTAGGCAGTTCCCGGAGTGTAATCTTGAGCATCTTGGCTGGTCTGCGATGGTTGTTTCTGTGGAGGGGGATGTGCTGGTCAGATGCTCGAATCGGATTTTCCACTGTGATAGGAAGGGCAATGTGTTGGCTTCTTTCCAGTTTGATGGTCAGCTGCCAATGAATTGCTTGCATAGGCTCAAAGAAAatcttgttgttcatccatTCTTCCAGATGTAA
- the LOC127786042 gene encoding zinc finger CCCH domain-containing protein 62 — MAAPAAADDDHRAALPREEDDGEEEEGSEEEVESDDEEEEEGEGYDWSEEDDPEAASLAGICDPDAGSDDDPTFDPAADGDLEVDAVLRSRMARMSLSSARKDRKGSRMPKMGKEEMDLLAMVDKLMHDGQLEKLKVYECKAYLRMHKLRLSGNKEVLLTRIREQIEVKTMGEVKYPVSSFALNCQGDSCKGDVVVFEQNIYKRKKGAPRGVKGHLCGQRTNAGRIIKESYGTKKQQHTFTIEILWSRGYKPWPPLHPLLIKGRNLYKDKTMRQPWLDEEERNRALQEKHARGYVARKTREVRIKDKENERMRRLNRNKENKSKGQDNMNKKSSQAVFPQHTVTTNTVQKRAEKIIPSLQHGESGNSSQQHLSSKQTPTEQLLHYLPQFPHPQQHNEVLLQKGTSRTSTTQLINHQAPSLQHAVKVETTQQQQQQQPPKSIKPAPIQQSSAYPQQYPKHQHHNQALPRVPPSQEQRAAVSQTSAARQDFTNHQAPPSRQHGGSENMRRQEISSRPTPTPTPQQAVSYTQQQPPNHQYRNEAFWQQGGTSTSRTGFMDRQSNNWGSTDHDKPAFQPFTQKAKTYQHGSNCSGHHQALVDRETPHQPLRSRNQDYHWEDQSYHHQQNHHKNYYGHRQMSQDQYHHQQNHHQNYHGRQGMNGNQYHDRQNHNQNPQRFRPWKPCFIYQQQGWCPYGENCKFMHDLR; from the exons atggccgcccccgccgccgccgacgacgaccaccgcgccgccctgccccgtgaggaggacgacggggaggaggaggagggatcggaggaggaggtggagagcgacgacgaggaggaggaggagggggaaggatATGACTGGTCGGAGGAGGACGATCCCGAGGCCGCGAGCCTCGCCGGCATCTGCGACCCCGACGCGGGCTCCGACGACGACCCCACCTtcgaccccgccgccgacggtgaCCTCGAGGTGGACGCCGTGCTGCGGTCCAGGATGGCCCGGATGTCACTCTCCTCCGCGCGCAAGGACAG GAAAGGATCGCGGATGCCGAAGATGGGGAAGGAGGAGATGGATCTTCTAGCCATGGTGGACAAGCTGATGCATG ATGGCCAGTTGGAGAAACTAAAGGTTTATGAATGCAAAGCATATTTGAGGATGCACAAGCTAAGATTGTCAGGCAACAAGGAAGTGCTCCTAACTCGCATCAGAGAACAAATTGA GGTGAAAACTATGGGAGAGGTGAAGTATCCAGTGTCAAGTTTTGCTTTGAACTGTCAAG GTGATTCATGCAAAGGTGATGTTGTGGTCTTTGagcaaaatatttacaaaag GAAAAAAGGAGCTCCTCGTGGTGTCAAGGGTCATTTATGTGGTCAAAGGACAAATGCAGGTCGAATAATCAAAGAAAGCTATGGCACTAAGAAGCAACAGCACACGTTCACT atTGAGATTTTATGGAGTAGGGGGTACAAACCATGGCCTCCCCTCCATCCACTCCTCATAAAGGGTAGAAATCTCTACAAGGATAAGACCATGAGACAG CCATGGCTTGATGAAGAGGAAAGAAACAGAGCCCTCCAAGAAAAACATGCAAGAGGGTATGTGGCACGTAAGACAAGGGAAGTCAGGATTAAGGACAAAGAGAATGAACGGATGAGGAGATTAAATAG GAACAAGGAAAACAAGAGCAAAGGACAGGACAACATGAATAAAAAATCATCTCAAGCGGTTTTTCCGCAACATACGGTGACTACGAATACTGTTCAGAAAAG AGCTGAGAAGATAATTCCTTCACTCCAACATGGTGAATCTGGGAACTCAAGTCAGCAACATTTATCATCAAAGCAAACTCCCACAGAGCAATTGCTCCATTACCTGCCGCAGTTCCCTCATCCTCAACAACACAACGAAGTGCTTCTCCAAAAGGGAACATCAAGAACTAGCACAACGCAGCTCATTAACCATCAGGCTCCTTCCCTCCAACATGCCGTAAAAGTGGAAAcaacacagcagcagcagcagcagcagccgccaaAATCAATCAAGCCTGCTCCTATACAGCAAAGTTCTGCATACCCACAGCAGTATCCCAAACATCAACACCACAATCAAGCGCTTCCGCGGGTTCCTCCTTCGCAAGAGCAAAGGGCTGCAGTATCCCAAACATCAGCTGCCAGACAAGATTTTACCAATCACCAGGCTCCTCCATCCAGACAACATGGAGGATCAGAGAACATGAGGCGGCAGGAGATATCTTCAAGacctactcctactcctactccaCAGCAAGCAGTCTCTTACACACAGCAGCAACCTCCTAATCATCAATACAGGAATGAAGCGTTTTGGCAGCAGGGCGGGACAAGTACTTCAAGAACAGGCTTCATGGATCGTCAGAGTAACAATTGGGGCTCTACAGACCATGATAAACCAGCCTTCCAGCCTTTCACTCAGAAGGCAAAGACATACCAACATGGTTCCAATTGCTCTGGTCATCACCAGGCTCTCGTTGATCGCGAAACACCGCATCAACCTCTCAGGTCAAGAAACCAGGATTACCATTGGGAGGACCAGAGTTATCATCACCAACAGAACCATCATAAGAATTATTATGGTCACAGGCAAATGTCTCAAGATCAGTATCATCACCAACAGAACCATCATCAGAATTACCATGGTCGCCAGGGAATGAACGGAAACCAGTACCATGACAGGCAGAATCATAACCAGAATCCCCAGAGGTTTCGACCATGGAAGCCATGCTTCATTTATCAACAACAGGGATGGTGCCCGTATGGGGAAAACTGCAAATTTATGCATGATTTGAGGTAG
- the LOC127752848 gene encoding protein TIFY 11e: protein MAAEAAAAAATSRFAAACGALSQYVRAADSVHRARTAAAAAAAVRPLPLMPGADVAGDEREEEGGGAAASSAAAQMTIFYGGRVLVLDECPADRAAALLRLAASSRGVPRDDLASTAAAGGESADLPVARKASLQRFMEKRKGRLAARGQPYRRHDAAAAARGDHLALAL from the coding sequence atggcggcggaggcagcggcggcggcggcgacgagccggttcgcggcggcgtgcggcgcgctGAGCCAGTACGTGAGGGCGGCGGACAGCGTCCACAgggcgcggacggcggctgcggcggcggcggcggtgcggccacTCCCGCTCATGCCGGGGGCCGACGTCGCCGGAGacgagcgggaggaggaaggaggcggcgccgcggcgtcgtcggcggccgcgcAGATGACCATCTTCTACGGCGGGCGGGTGCTGGTGCTCGACGAGTGCCCCGCGGacagggcggcggcgctgctgcggcTCGCCGCCTCGTCCAGGGGCGTGCCCCGCGACGATCTCGCCagcactgccgccgccggcggcgagtcggCGGACCTGCCGGTGGCGAGGAAGGCGTCGCTGCAGCGGTTcatggagaagaggaagggcaGGCTCGCCGCCCGCGGCCAGCCGTACCGgcgccacgacgccgcggcggcggcgcgcggcgaccaCCTCGCGCTCGCGCTCTGA
- the LOC127785852 gene encoding protein TIFY 11b-like, whose translation MSAADYSAGGRRRRRFAAACGVLSRCVKAESAAAAGKMLAVMAPSAANYGHPAASASTMLLMPGADVAPDVREEGDEAAAAAAGGGSGSGTSARLTIMYGGRAVVFDDYPAESAAEVMRVAARAATKEQHQEDDAYDAANHGGGGGLAADLAVARKDSGSPQRSFVVEKRRRAARISATAPYSPRRPPLAANAVVKDDDGDAGGRWLALALGAPGSYQEARRGGETSCRPDDADAAALH comes from the coding sequence ATGTCAGCGGCGGATTATAGCgcgggggggcggcggcggcggcggttcgcggcggcgtgcggcgtgctCAGCCGGTGCGTCAAGgccgagtcggcggcggcggcggggaagatgCTGGCGGTGatggcgccgtcggcggcgaatTACGGTCAccccgcggcgtcggcgtccacgATGCTGCTCATGCCCGGGGCCGACGTCGCGCCGGAcgtgagggaggagggggatgaggcggcagcggcggcggctggcggcgggagcgggagcgggactAGCGCGCGGCTGACGATCATGTACGGCGGGCGGGCGGTGGTGTTCGACGACTACCCGGCGGAGAGCGCGGCCGAGGTGATGCGcgtcgcggcgcgcgcggcgacgaagGAGCAGCATCAGGAGGACGACGCGTACGACGCCGCgaaccacggcggcggcggtgggctcgcCGCGGACctggcggtggcgaggaaggaCTCGGGCTCGCCGCAGCGGTCGTTTGTGGTGGAGAAGAGGCGGCGTGCAGCCAGGatctcggcgacggcgccgtactcgccacggcggccgccgtTGGCGGCCAATGCCGTCGTCAAGGACGACGACGGAGACGCCGGCGGGCGCTGGCTCGCGCTGGCGCTGGGCGCGCCGGGATCATATcaggaggcgcggcgcggcggcgagacaTCTTGCCGTccggacgacgccgacgccgccgcgctccactAG
- the LOC127753346 gene encoding protein TIFY 11f-like has protein sequence MAVSDHHCGGGGRSWRFAVACGVLSRCVKAEAAAAANGRHRHHPTMLLMPGADVEPDVREEAAAVAQLKIMYGGRMLVFDDFFPAGGAVVELVRAAARAGQDVRRAGAARRRVGDSRGLDAGLPVVRKVSLQRFVEKRRRMRLGATAPNLLAIRRQCCRQGRRDQAALTTPRSTEFELPSFSFV, from the coding sequence ATGGCAGTGTCGGATCAtcattgcggcggcggcggccggagctggCGGTTCGCGGTGGCGTGCGGCGTGCTCAGCCGGTGCGTcaaggccgaggcggcggcggcggcgaacggtcgccaccgccaccaccccacGATGCTCCTCATGCCGGGAGCCGACGTCGAGCCGGAcgtgagggaggaggcggcggcggtggcgcagctgAAGATCATGTACGGCGGGCGGATGCTGGTGTTCGACGACTTCTTCCCCGCGGGGGGCGCGGTCGTCGAGCTGgtgcgcgccgcggcgcgcgccgggcAGGACGTACGACGCGCgggcgcggcacggcggcgagtCGGCGACAGCCGTGGGCTCGACGCTGGCCTGCCGGTGGTGAGGAAGGTGTCGCTACAGCGATTCGTGGAGAAGAGGCGTCGCATGCGGCTCGGGGCGACGGCGCCGAACCTACTCGCCATTCGCCGCCAATGCTGCCGGCAAGGACGCCGGGATCAGGCCGCACTGACGACGCCGCGTTCCACTGAATTCGAgctcccttccttttctttcgTGTGA